One Clostridium sp. CM027 genomic window carries:
- a CDS encoding iron-containing alcohol dehydrogenase codes for MRMYDYLAPAVNFMGAGAVKVVGERAKILGGKKALIVTDKFLRSLPGGAVAQVELSLKEAGISFVFYDDVEPNPKDRNAIAGVKIFKDEKCDMIITVGGGSSHDCGKGIGILATHPGELVDYAGIETLANPLPPIIAVNTTAGTASEVTRHCVITNTKTNIKFVIVSWRNLPSVSINDPLTMVGKPAGLTAATGMDALTHAIEAYVSKDANPVTDAAAIQAIKLISNNLRQAYALGENLVARENMCYASLLAGMAFNNANLGYVHAMAHQLGGLYDMPHGVANAILLPFVEKWNVISNPQKFADIAEFMGENIQGLSVLDAAQKSIDAMFRLANDVGIPTNLRSQGVKEEDLEYMAEWALKDGNAFSNPRKGNKKDIVELFKSAL; via the coding sequence ATGAGAATGTATGATTATTTAGCACCAGCGGTTAATTTTATGGGAGCAGGAGCTGTAAAAGTAGTAGGCGAAAGAGCTAAAATTTTAGGTGGAAAAAAAGCGTTAATAGTGACTGATAAGTTTCTTCGTAGTCTTCCGGGCGGTGCAGTAGCACAAGTTGAACTTTCATTAAAGGAAGCAGGAATTAGTTTTGTATTCTATGATGATGTTGAACCAAATCCTAAGGATAGAAACGCAATTGCAGGCGTAAAAATATTTAAAGATGAAAAATGTGACATGATTATTACAGTTGGTGGCGGAAGCTCACATGACTGCGGTAAGGGAATCGGTATATTGGCAACTCATCCAGGAGAATTAGTTGACTATGCAGGTATAGAAACTCTTGCAAATCCACTTCCTCCAATCATTGCTGTTAATACAACAGCTGGAACAGCTAGTGAAGTTACTCGTCACTGCGTTATTACAAATACTAAAACTAATATTAAATTTGTTATAGTTAGTTGGAGAAACTTACCATCAGTTTCAATCAATGACCCACTAACAATGGTTGGAAAACCTGCAGGACTTACAGCTGCAACTGGTATGGATGCTTTGACTCATGCTATAGAAGCATACGTTTCAAAGGATGCTAATCCTGTTACAGATGCTGCTGCTATCCAAGCTATTAAATTAATATCAAACAACTTACGACAAGCTTATGCACTAGGAGAAAACTTAGTGGCTAGAGAAAATATGTGTTATGCTTCACTGCTTGCTGGTATGGCATTCAATAATGCTAACTTAGGTTATGTACATGCAATGGCTCACCAATTAGGTGGACTTTATGATATGCCTCATGGAGTAGCTAACGCTATATTACTTCCATTCGTTGAAAAATGGAACGTTATTTCAAATCCACAGAAATTTGCTGATATAGCAGAATTCATGGGTGAAAATATACAAGGACTTTCAGTACTAGATGCAGCTCAGAAATCTATCGATGCTATGTTTAGACTTGCAAATGATGTTGGAATTCCAACTAACTTAAGATCACAAGGAGTTAAAGAAGAAGACCTCGAATATATGGCTGAATGGGCATTAAAAGATGGTAATGCATTCAGTAACCCAAGAAAAGGAAACAAGAAAGATATTGTTGAATTATTTAAGTCAGCATTATAA
- a CDS encoding glycyl radical protein — MYILQDGFSKPTKRIVALKEQILLAVPCIEVDRALLITESFKETEGQPAVVRRARALEKILNEIPIIIRDEELVVGSLTQEARSAQIFPEFSNKWIKDEFETIGKRKGDSFQITEKAKGQLTEVFNYWEGKTTNELATSYMYPETIDAINENVFTVANYYLNGVGHVSVDYAKVLAKGYKGIIEEVECAIASADKENPEYIKQKLFWESIICSCKAIINYAHRYAKLAREMASKESNDVRAKELLQIAKNCETVPENGATNFYEACQSFWFVHAVINIESNGHSISPTRFDQYMYPYYEIELNSGNFDIDAIQELIDCVWVKLNDINKVRDEVSTRAFGGYPLFQNLCVGGQTREGKDSTNDLSYMCIDATAHVRLAAPSFSVRIWNKTPDEFLLRCCELSRLGLGMPAFYNDEVVITALVSNGLTIEDAREYGIIGCVEPQKPGKTEGWHDSGFFNLARLLEVTINNGMSNGKQIGPKTGEFTQFKSIEEIIEAYTKQMEYFVYQLSVADNSIDIAHAERAPLPFLSCMVDDCITDGKSLQEGGAHYNFTGPQGVGVANVGDSFAAIKKLVFDTKMITLKDLKEALDTNFGQEDSTSKIDFEDLRQMLIHRAPKFGNDIDEVDELASRGAYIYCKEVAKHKNPRGGNFHAGLYPAAINILFGDLIGATPDGRKAHEALADGVSPVRGADSNGPTAAINSVAKLDHFIASNGTLLNQKFHPGSIQGSTGLNNLASLVRSFFDQKGMHVQFNIIDKETLVEAQKNPSKYRDLVVRVAGYSAQFITLDKAIQDDIIKRTEQTF; from the coding sequence ATGTATATTCTACAAGATGGATTTAGTAAACCAACAAAGAGGATAGTAGCATTAAAGGAACAAATACTTTTAGCAGTTCCATGTATTGAAGTTGATAGAGCGTTATTAATAACAGAATCATTTAAAGAGACAGAAGGACAACCTGCAGTAGTTCGTAGGGCTAGAGCACTTGAAAAGATATTAAATGAAATTCCTATTATTATAAGAGATGAAGAGCTAGTAGTTGGAAGTCTTACTCAGGAAGCAAGATCAGCTCAAATTTTTCCTGAATTCTCAAATAAATGGATTAAAGATGAATTTGAAACCATAGGAAAGAGAAAAGGTGATTCATTCCAAATTACTGAAAAGGCAAAAGGACAACTTACAGAAGTCTTCAATTATTGGGAAGGCAAAACTACTAATGAACTTGCTACTTCATATATGTATCCAGAAACTATTGATGCAATTAATGAAAATGTATTTACAGTTGCAAACTATTATCTTAATGGAGTAGGACATGTATCTGTAGATTACGCTAAGGTTTTAGCTAAAGGATATAAAGGAATTATTGAAGAAGTTGAATGTGCAATTGCATCTGCTGATAAAGAAAATCCTGAATATATTAAGCAAAAACTATTTTGGGAATCTATCATATGTTCTTGCAAAGCCATAATAAATTATGCACATAGATATGCAAAGCTTGCTAGAGAAATGGCTTCAAAAGAATCTAATGACGTGCGCGCTAAAGAATTATTACAAATAGCTAAAAACTGTGAAACAGTACCTGAAAATGGAGCAACTAATTTTTATGAAGCTTGCCAATCATTCTGGTTTGTACATGCAGTTATAAATATAGAATCAAATGGACATTCTATTTCTCCAACAAGATTTGATCAATATATGTATCCATATTATGAAATAGAATTAAATTCAGGAAATTTTGACATAGATGCAATTCAAGAACTTATTGATTGTGTATGGGTTAAATTAAATGATATTAACAAAGTTCGTGATGAAGTATCAACAAGAGCATTTGGTGGATATCCACTGTTTCAAAACCTATGTGTAGGCGGACAAACTAGAGAAGGCAAAGATTCTACAAATGATTTATCATACATGTGCATAGACGCTACAGCTCATGTAAGATTAGCAGCACCTTCATTCTCAGTAAGAATATGGAACAAAACTCCAGATGAATTCCTATTAAGATGTTGTGAGTTAAGCAGATTAGGCCTTGGTATGCCAGCATTTTATAATGATGAAGTTGTAATTACTGCATTAGTTAGTAATGGATTAACAATTGAAGATGCTAGAGAATATGGAATTATTGGTTGCGTTGAACCACAAAAACCAGGTAAAACAGAGGGATGGCATGATTCAGGTTTCTTTAATTTAGCAAGACTATTAGAAGTCACTATAAATAATGGTATGAGTAATGGAAAACAAATTGGACCTAAGACTGGAGAATTTACACAGTTCAAGTCTATTGAAGAAATTATTGAAGCTTATACGAAACAAATGGAATACTTTGTTTATCAATTATCAGTGGCAGACAATTCTATTGATATTGCTCATGCAGAAAGAGCTCCATTACCTTTCCTATCTTGTATGGTTGATGACTGTATAACAGATGGTAAATCACTTCAAGAAGGCGGAGCACATTATAACTTTACAGGACCACAAGGTGTTGGTGTTGCGAATGTAGGAGACTCTTTTGCAGCTATTAAAAAGCTTGTATTTGATACTAAAATGATAACTTTAAAAGATTTAAAAGAAGCTTTAGACACTAACTTTGGTCAAGAAGATTCAACTTCAAAGATAGATTTTGAGGACTTAAGACAAATGTTAATTCATAGAGCACCTAAGTTTGGTAATGATATTGATGAAGTTGATGAATTAGCAAGTCGAGGAGCATATATTTACTGCAAAGAAGTTGCAAAACATAAAAATCCAAGAGGCGGTAATTTCCATGCGGGATTATATCCAGCAGCAATTAACATCCTATTTGGTGATCTTATAGGAGCAACTCCAGATGGTAGAAAAGCACATGAAGCATTAGCAGATGGTGTATCTCCAGTTAGAGGAGCAGATAGTAATGGACCAACTGCTGCTATAAATTCAGTAGCTAAATTAGATCATTTTATTGCATCTAATGGTACTTTATTAAATCAAAAATTCCATCCAGGTTCAATTCAAGGAAGTACTGGATTAAATAATTTAGCATCACTTGTTAGAAGCTTTTTCGATCAAAAGGGTATGCATGTACAGTTTAATATAATAGATAAGGAAACTCTTGTTGAAGCACAAAAGAATCCAAGCAAATATAGAGATTTAGTAGTACGTGTTGCCGGTTATAGTGCGCAATTTATAACATTAGATAAAGCAATTCAAGATGATATTATAAAGAGAACAGAACAAACTTTCTAA
- a CDS encoding PocR ligand-binding domain-containing protein: MRNGFLHLDNIINVDNFQKIQDNIAEVTGIAMVTVDYKGKRITSHSKCSEFCKFVRLHLDVGHLCEKCDARGGLEAARLQRPYLYICHVGVIDLAIPIVIDGQYFGAVMAGQVIIKDEEKEDLEQIVNNKYFNMELEKEGELKVLYEKLPMMTLDRVKSVANMIFHISNYIVEEALLKITSNKHNDKILTVGSFKTTNLQFKKANKVKTVEENLKNNVNLDFSEDKNNIKCENKCDIILKPALDYIQKNYRYAITLNGMASLCNISPSYFSKLFKKCIGDNFSSYINKVRIKKAKELLEASDVPISNLALDLGFEDCGYFIKVFKRIEGVTPAVYRDEYNVEK, translated from the coding sequence TTGCGGAATGGTTTCTTGCATCTAGATAATATTATTAATGTAGATAATTTTCAAAAAATCCAGGATAATATAGCGGAGGTAACCGGCATTGCTATGGTGACGGTTGATTATAAAGGGAAAAGGATTACTTCACATAGTAAGTGTAGTGAATTTTGTAAATTTGTAAGATTGCATCTAGACGTGGGTCACCTTTGTGAGAAATGTGACGCTAGAGGAGGACTCGAGGCTGCTAGATTACAACGACCATATCTATATATATGTCATGTAGGTGTAATAGACCTTGCAATTCCTATTGTAATAGATGGACAATACTTCGGTGCGGTAATGGCAGGGCAAGTTATTATTAAAGATGAAGAAAAGGAAGATTTAGAACAAATAGTTAACAATAAATATTTTAATATGGAATTAGAAAAAGAAGGCGAACTTAAAGTTTTATATGAAAAGTTACCTATGATGACTTTGGACAGGGTTAAATCTGTCGCCAACATGATTTTTCATATTAGTAACTATATTGTAGAAGAAGCCTTATTAAAAATAACTTCAAATAAACATAATGATAAAATTTTAACTGTGGGTTCATTTAAGACGACAAATTTACAATTTAAAAAGGCTAATAAAGTGAAAACAGTGGAAGAAAATTTAAAGAATAATGTTAACTTAGATTTTAGTGAAGATAAAAATAATATAAAATGTGAGAATAAATGCGATATTATTTTAAAACCAGCATTAGATTATATACAAAAGAATTATAGGTACGCAATTACCCTTAATGGTATGGCATCCTTGTGTAACATTAGTCCTAGTTATTTTAGTAAGCTTTTTAAAAAATGTATTGGAGATAATTTCTCGAGTTATATAAATAAAGTGAGAATAAAAAAAGCTAAAGAGTTGCTTGAGGCGTCTGATGTCCCAATAAGCAATTTAGCATTGGATTTAGGGTTTGAGGATTGTGGTTACTTTATAAAAGTATTTAAAAGGATTGAAGGGGTAACCCCGGCGGTTTATAGAGATGAATATAATGTAGAAAAATAG